GCTGTGCCGGGCCCGTCGGTCAGTCGAACAGCTCGGCCCGCAGGCCCTTCTTGACGATCTCCGCCGCCACGCGGTGCACCTTCATGTTGCGTGCCTGGGAGATGCGGACCATGGCGGCGAACGCCTGGTCCGCGGAGATCTGCAGGCCCTGCATCATCATCCCCTCGGCCTGGCCGATCACCGTCCGGTTGACGAGGGCGGAGTCCATGTTCGCCTGGTCGGTCGCTGCGGTCATGGCGACCGCCACGTGCGCGGCGAGAGCGTGCGCCGACACGCGATCGTCCATCCCGAAGGCGTGCGGCTCGTCCGAGTAGAGGCTGAGGCAGCCCATCGTGTCGTCGCCGACGAACAGCTGCAGGGTCAGCACGCTGCGGACACCGAGCGACGACGACGCCTCGCGAGCCCAGTCGGGCCACCGCTCCTCGGCACGGAGGTCGCTGGAGTAGACGGTCTCCTGCTGACGAATGGTCTGCAGGCAGGGTCCCTGGCCCGTCGTGCTCTGCAGCTGGTCCGCACGGGTCACGGTGTCATCGGTGGCCGCAACGGTGTCGATCGTGCGGCCTTTCCTCACCAGGGAGATGCCTGCGTGGTCGCAGCCCTCGACGATCTCGACGGCCGTGCTCGTGGCGGACTCGTGGGTCGCCGCCACCCCGAGCTCGTTGCTCAGCGCTCGGGCGATGCGTGCGTACTGGTCTCCGGAGTAGTCGCGGTGCACTGACACATCTTCTCAGACATGGGGAGCTGCCGCGGATCGGAGCAGCCCCTCATGCATGTCAGCGGGGTCAGCCCAGGCGCTGCGCCAGCGCGACGATGACGCCCTCCGGCCCGCGGACGTACGCCATCCGCCAGCTGTCCTCGTGCTGGCCGACCCCGCCGACCAGCCCGTACCCGTCCCCGGCGAGGCCGTCGACGGTCGCCTGCAGGTCCTCGACCTCGAAGCACGCGCTGCGCAGACCCAGCTCGGTCGCCATCGCCGTGGGGGACCCGGGCTCGGGATGGGGGCGGTCGAAGCTCGAGAGCTCGATCCCGCACCCGCCTCCCGGCGGGCGGAGCATCGCGATCTGGGTGCGGGCGTCCGCGATGCCGATGACGGTCTCGAGGAACGGGCCCTCCACGGACGCCCGGCCCTCGAGCTCCAGGCCCAGGCCGACGAAGAACGCCACGGCCGGCTCCAGGTCCCGCACGGTGATCCCGACGTGGTCGAACGCCCTGATGCGTGACACACCGGAGATCATCGCGTCACCCGGAACGTCCGGGAGAGCGTCGCCGTCGAGTCGTCGCCGGCGTACACCTGGATCGTGCCGGGCTCGACCACGAACCTGCCGCGGTTGTCGTAGAACCCGAAGTCGCTCGCGTCGAGGGTGAAGCGCACCGTGGTCGACTGCCCAGGCCTGAGCGTCACGCGCTCGAACCCGCGCAGGCGGCGCACGGGCTGGGAGATGCTGGCGACGGGGTCGCGCAGGTAGACCTGGGCGACGTCGTCACCGGCGACCGAACCGGTGTTGGTGACCTTCACGGACGCGACCACGCTGCCACGGCGGGAGACGGTGGTCTTGCTCAGCGTGAGGTCGGAGACCGTGAACGACGTGTAGCTCAGTCCGAAGCCGAAGGGGAAGAGCGGGTCGCAGGAGCGCAGGTCACGGTAGCGAGACGTGTACTTCTGGGTGACGTCGCACGGCCGGCCCGTGGGCTCGTGGTTGTAGTAGATGGGCACCTGGCCGAGCCGCTGCGGGAACGACACCGGGAGCTTGCCGCCCGGGTTGACCTTGCCGAACACGACATCGGCCACCGCGTTGCCGCCCTCGACGCCGGGGAACCAGGCCTCCAGCACCGCCGGTGCGGACCCGACCACCTCGGAGAGGGTCAGTGGGCGGCCGTTGAACAGCACGACGACGAACGGCTTGCCGGTCGCCGCGATCGCGTCGATCAGCTCCTGCTGCCTGCCGGGCAGGTCGATGCGCGAACGGCTCGCGGCCTCGCCGCTCATCTCGCGGGTCTCCCCGAGCGCGAGGACGACCTGGTCGGCATCGTTCGCAGCGGCCACGGCCTTCGCGAACCCGGCGTCGGACGGGCAGTCGTCGGCGGGGTCGTAGTCGGGCGGCTCCTCGTTGCTGAGCGCGCATCCCTGGGCGTACGTCGTGGTGGCGGACGATCCGTCCGTGATGCCCTTCAGGACGCTCACGGCGTCAGCGTCCTCGCCGCGGCCCCACCAGGCACCGAGCAGGTCGTGCTGGTTGTCGGCGAGCGGACCGATCACGGCGGTCTTCTTGGCGGGGTCGAGGGGGAGGGTCCGGCCCTTGTTCTGCAGCAGCACCATAGATCGAGCCGCAGCGGTGCGGGCCGCCCGGCGGTCGGCCGGGGTCAGGAAGCTGGCGGGATCGGTCGCCTTGGCCTGGTCGACGTACGGGTTCTCGAACAGCCCCGCGCGGAACTTGACGCGCAGGATGCGGCGGACGGCGTCGTCGAGACGCTTCCGCGAGATCCTGCCGTCGGCGAGCAGCTGCTTGCCGTAGTCGCGCAGGTAGGTGCTGACCATCTCCGAGTCGGTGCCCGCCATCAGGGCGTTGGCGCCCGCCTCGGGGCCGTCGGCGGCGGTGCCGTGCCCGCACGAGCCCTCATCGGGCGTCTTGGGCGGGCAGACGCGGGTCTCGGCGACGGCGGTGTAGTCGCTCTCGATGAACCCGTCGAAGCCCCACTCCTTCTTGAGGATCTCGGTCTCGGTGTACCGGTTCGCGCAGCCGGGCACCCCGTTGATGGCGTTGAACGAGCACATCACGGTGTCGGCACCCGCCTCGATCGCCGCCTTGAACGGCGGCAGGTACAGGTTGCGGAGCCGCTGCTCGGACATGTCGGTCGTGCCGTAGTCGCGGCCGCCCTCGGGCTCGCCGTACCCCACGAAGTGCTTGACGCTGGTGACCGCGCGGTCGGGCCGGCTGTAGTCGTTGCCCTGCGCGCCCTTGACCCGGGCGGCGGCCATCACCGACCCGAGGTAGGGGTCCTCGCCGTTGCCCTCGACGATCCGGCCCCACCGCGGGTCGTGGGAGACGTCGACCATCGGGCTGTAGATCTGCTTGATGCCGACCGTCGCGGACTCGCGGGCGCCGATCTGGGCGTCCGTCCGCGCCACATCGGGGTCGAACGAGCTGGCCGCGCCGAGCGGCACCGGGAAGATCGTGCGGTAGCCGTGGATCGTGTCGTACGCGAACAGGATCGGGATGTGGAGCCGGGACTGGGTCATCGCGATGCGCTGGTAGTGGTCGATCTTCGCCGGATCGGTCAGGCTGAACACGCCGCCGACGCCGGCCTTCGCGTCGGCATCGGTGATCTGCCCGTCGGAGAGCAGCTGGACCTGCTGGAGCTTCTCCTGCGTCGTCATCCGCGCCAGCAGCCGGTCGACCCGTTGCTCGATCGAGCGGCTCGGCCCGTGACGCGTCGGCGCCAGCGCCTGCTCGTCGGACGCGCCTGCGTCCCGTGCCACCACACTGCCCGCCGTCAGGCATCCCACGACCAACGATCCGGCGACCACGGCCACTTTTGCGACTTTCCTCATCACTCAGCCCCCTTGTGCAACCCGCGTCCTGCTCAGCGGAGACGCGGGCCAGTCCCCCCGGACTGTGATCCAGGCCACAACTTACGCCTCGGGGCCGACTTTGTTGAGCCCCCGGCTCAGGACAGGCCGAGTGCGTCGACCGCGACGCGCGTGGCGTCCGCGACGACCCCGTCGTCGTACTCGTCATCCGCCTGGTCACGCCGGGACATGACTGCGATCAGGACGGGGGAGCGGCCGGGAGGGAACGCGACCGCGACGGCTGTGCGCACCCCGTGGCTCGCGCCGCCGGTCCGGTCGGCGACCACCCAGCCGTCGGGCACACCCGCGCGGATGAGCGCATCGCCCGTCGTGTTGTTGGTCATCGTGGTGCGCAGGAGGTCACGGTCATGACGCGGCAGGGCGCGGCCCACGACGTACGTGCCGACGGTCGTGGCCAGCGCCTTGGGCGTCGTGGTGTCGCGGACGTCGCCGGGAGTGGCGGTGTTGAGGTCCGGCTCGGTGCGCACCGGGTTGGTCACGCGGTCGCCGATGCGGTCGAGCTCGCGGTCCAGGCCCGCCGGTCCGCCGATCTGATCGAACAGCAGGTTGGCCGCCGTGTTGTCGCTGAATCGCAACGCGGCGTCGATGACGTCTCGCAGCGGCAGACCGTCGGCGACGTGCTTCTCGGTGACGGGCGAGTGGGGCACCAGGTCGGACGCGTCGTACGTGATGGTGCGCGAGAGGTCCCGGCGCGAGGTGCGGTCCAGGACGACCGCCGCCAGCGGCGCCTTGATCGTGGAGGCGAACGGGAACCGCTCGGAGCTGCGCCAGCTCACGCGCCGACCGGTGCCCGTGTCGAGGGCGAAGACGCCCAGCCGGGTGTCGTACGACGTCTCGATGGCGGCGAAGTCGCCCCTCGTGTCCGGTGCCGTCGTGGCGGCAGGTCGTGACTGGTCCTTGCCGCCGGCGGATGCCGGTGCATCCGCGCTGCTCGGACCGCAGGCGCCTGCGAGCAGTGCGATCGTGACGGTGAACCAGGCGGCCGGTCGTGTCCTGCTCAGCTGCATGATGTCTCCCCCGAGAGTCGTGGTGGCTGCGCCTCGATCCTCGCACGGCCCCCGCCGTCGGGGCTCAGCCGACGTGCCAGAACCGTCGGACGAGCTCCTCGCGCGTGGCGTCGTCCTTGGCTGCCTTCTTCATGAGCTTGGCGTCGTCGTACGACCGCAGCCGGTCGATCACGGAGTCGATGAGATCGGGCGGGAAGACCCCGTCGGCCTCCAGCCCGGCGCGTTCGCGCTGGAGGACGTCGGCGGACTCCGAGCACGAGGCAGGCAGCTGCTCGAACTTGTCGTGCTTGTCGGTGCTGAGCCGCTCGGCCACCTTCAGGCTGTCGGGGTCCGCGAGCCCGCGCCTCGCCGCGACCGCCATGCCGGCCAGGAGCAGGTGGACGTCCGCCGAGCCGTCGCCGAGTCGCAGCTCGACGGTCTGCGGGTGGATCGCCTGCTCGGGGATCGGCTCGGAGCTGCCGGGGTTGGCGTGGGCGACCATGCCCGGGAGCACCCCGCCGCCCCAGGCGAGGGGCACACGGACCAGCCCGGTCCGGTCGGTCTCGCCCCACGAGATGCCTTCCGGCGACTCGCCGCCCTCGGTGAACCGCAGGTAGGACGTCGGCACGGTGTTGCCGAACGCCGTCAGCGCCTTGGCCATCGACAGGTAGCCGGCGATCAACCGTCGTCCGGTGTCGTTGACGCCGCCGTCGTCAGTGATCGTGCTGGCGCCGTCGCGCACCAGCCGGCTGTGCACGTGCAACCCGCTGCCCGCGCCGCCGCTGCTGACCGACGGGGCGAAGGTCACCTCCAGGCCGTGCTGGTACGCGACCTCCCGCACGACCCACTTGGCCATGACGAGGACATCCGCGGCCTGCTCGACCGGGACGGGCCAGAACTCGATCTCGTGCTGCACCAGCTGCCGGTCCTCCTCGAGGATGTTCCCGACCTCGCCGTGGGCGTACTTGAGCTTGATGCCCATCGCGGCGAGATGTCCCAGGACCTGCTCCCGCACCCGCTGGCCCTTCGAGAACGGCTCGGACTCCTGGTAGCCGTGCTCCTCCTCGACCGGGAAGACCGGGTCGGGCGCGTCGACGAGGTAGTACTCCAGCTCTCCGAACGCCTCCAGCACCATGCCCGTCTCCTCGGTGAGCGCCTCGGACGCCTTGCGGACGACCTGCTCGCGGGCGTACGACAGTGGCTTGCCCTCCTCGTCGTAGAACGAGCAGAGCACGTCGAGCGAGGGACGCTCGCCGAACGGGTTCACGAATGCCGTGCGGTGCCGCGGCACGATGTAGACGTCGCTGGCGTCGCTGCCGACCCCCGGGAAGATGCTCGACCCGTCCACCCGCTCGCCCTGGGTGAGCACCTCGGTGAGGTGCTCGCGTGAGTCGACCGGGAACGCGACGGTCTTGAGCCGCCCGTCGCCCCCGACGTACCGCAGGTTGACCTGGCGCAGCTCCAGCTGCTCCGCGGCTCGGACGAGATCGCTGCACGTGAACTCGGCTGCCGGCTTCTCGAACAGGCGGACGATCGGGTGGGGCTCGAAGGCGTAAGTGACCATGATCAGTCGTACCCACGGTCTCGGCTGACGAAGCGCCAACCGGTGGTCGCATGTCGCAACCGTCAGCGGCGACGGCGCGCCCGGACGACGACGTCGTGGAGCGTGGACGGCGCACCGTCGTCGGGGCGGTCCACGGCCCGGTGCGACTCCTCGGCGGTCACGATCTCCCACGCGGCCGGGTCCAGGCGGGCGGTGATGGTCGCCGCGGTCGCCGATGCCGCGGCCGGCGGTCCGCCATCGGCGTGCGCCTCGGTCTCCTCGTGATCGGTCGCATGGTCGTCATGGTGCAGGTGTCCGACGATGAACAGGGTGCCCGCTGGGGCCACCCAGCTCGCGATCCGGTCGTAGAACTCGAGCTGGGACATCGCCGGATGGGCGTAATGGGTGGTGACGAGGTCGTACTGCTCGTCGGGCCGCCAGGTGGACAGATCGGCCTCGACCCACCGGACGCGGTCGCCGACGCCGCTGGCTGCGGCACGCTCGGTCGCGATCGCGAGCGCGTCCGCTGCGACGTCCACGGCGGTGACCTGCCACCCCTTGCGGGCGAGCCAGACGGCCTCGGCCCCGGCCCCGCAGCCGGCGTCGAGGGCGGTGCCGGCCGGCACGCCGTCCAGCTCGCGGACGAGGTGCGGGTTGGTCTCGCTGGCGCCCATGGACGCGGCGCGGTCACCGGCCCAGATCCGGTCCCAGTACTCCTTGTCGAACGAGTGCGTCATCGGTCGTCCCTTCGTCCGTGCTGCCGCGGGCGCCGCTGCACCTGCCGCCAGTGTCCGTCCTCGCAAAAGGTGGGGTGGGGGCGCCGCGTTGACACCCTGCCGACCGCCCCGGTCCGGTCTAGAATCTGGGGCGTGCCCCGCCGCTCCCGCTGCCCGCTTCGCGATCGGTTGCCATGACCGCGGGACGCACCGCGGTCGTCAACCACAGCGGATGCCCGAAGGCGATGACGTTCGGCCCGTGCGGTGGCGTCCGGGACGATGCGTCGTGCGAGCTGGACGCGCGCCCGTGCCCGTTCGCCGCGCCTGACGCAGGGGTCGTGCCGTGGGACGGGGACCCGCCGCCGAGCGCTGAGCCGGGCAGCCTCCTGCTGGAGGCGGCACGGCGTGGACCGGTCGTGCTCACCGACCTGACGATCCCGGCGTACGACCCGGAGGGTCTGGCCGCCGTCACCGAGATGCTCGCGGACTCGTGCGACGCGGTGCTGGTCGGTGAGCACCAGAACCGTCCCGACTTCCCGCCGACGCTGATGGCGGCCCTCATCGCCCAGGCCGGTGGTGTCCCGTGGGTGACGCTCGCGTGCCGCGACCGCAACCGCCTCGTGCTGGAGCAGGAGCTGGCCGGCCTCGCGGTGACCGGCGTCGACGGAGTGCTGTGCGTGACCGGGGACGTCCGGGCCCAGGGCGTACGACCCGACGTCACGCAGGTCTTCGACCTCGACGGCACCGAGCTCGCCGCGCTGGCGAGCCGCGCCGGTCATGCGGTGGCCGTCCCGGAGTCTCCCTCGGCGGTCCCGCAGCACCTCCGGCCCGCGCGTCTGGTGCAGAAGGAGCAGGCCGGCGCCCACCTGGCCGTCCTCAACCACGTCGGGAGCCCGGACGAGGTGGCGTCCTTCATCGGGGCATCGCGCGACCTCGGGCTGACGATCCCGGTCATTGCCGCGGTCGCCGTCTACACCGACGAGCGGTCGGCGCGCGTGCTGCAGAACTTTCCCGGGCTCAACCTCGATCCCGACCAGGTCGCCCAGGTGCTCGGCGCCGGGGACGTGCGGTCGGCCGGCATCGAGATGGCGCTGCGGGAGGCGCGGGCACTGCTGGCGATCGAGGGTGTCGCAGGGGTGAACCTCTCCGGGCTGGCCTCCGGCGACGGGGCCATGGCGGGGGCGCAGGTCAAGGCTGAGACAGGTCACCGGATCCGGGAGGACAGATGAGTCAGAGCGAGCCCCAGGCAGAACCCATGGTCGACGAGTTCGACACCGTCGCCTGGTGGACGGCCGCCGCAGTGGCCGAGCTGGGCGACGACCACGCCCTGCCGGCTGCGTGCCGGGGGAGCGGCAGCCCCGCAGCGCTGGACTGGCTGGCCCGCTCCATGGGGCTCGAGCCGGGGGTGCGCCTGCTGGACTCGGGCGCCGGGGTCGGTGGTCCGGCCGAGTACGCGGCCCGCAACCACGAAGCACGTCCGACCCTGGCGGAGCCCATGGAGGGTGCCTGCCGCGCCGCACGCCGCCTCTTCGGTCGCCCGGTCGCGGTCGCCGACGGCCTCGCGCTCCCGTTCCCTGACGAGGCGTTCGACGCCGCCTGGTCACTCGGCGTGCTGTGCACGATCGACGACAAGCGGGCGTACCTGGAGGAGCTGCGCCGTGCCGTGGTCCCGGGCGGGGCGGTCGGGCTGCTGGTCTACACCAGGGCAGTGGAGTCCCTGCCCGACCAGCCCGAAGGCAACTCCTTCCCGACCCGCGCGGAGCTCCTCGACGACCTGCGCGCGACCGGGCTCGACGTGGTCGAGGAGACGCTGCTCGCGGACGTCCCCGGCACTCCCGACGACTGGGAGCAGGCCGCGACCGAGGTCGAGGACGTCGTGAGGCGCGACCACCAGGACGACGAGCGCTGGCAGCGCGCCCAGTCCCAGCAGGAGACGATCGTCGGACTGATCCGCGACGAGCTCGTCGTGGGCGTCCTCGTGAGCTGCCGCAGGGGTGACTCCGCGGCGACCCGGTGATGAGTTCTCGGCCTCGCACCCGTCACACCTACGACGGGACATGACGAGATGGAAGGGGACGACGTGATGGGTGCGGACACGGAGCTGGAGGAGCTGGGCAGTACTGGGCTGGCCGAGGTCGACGAGCCCACGTTCTCGGCGTTGGCGCAGCGGCACCGGCGCGAGCTGCACGTGCACTGCTACCGGATGCTCGCCTCGTTCGAGGACGCCGAGGACACGGTCCAGGAGACGTTCCTCCGCGCGTGGCGGCGGCGCGAGACGTTCCAGGGCCGGTCCACCTTCCGTGCCTGGATGTACCAGATCGCCACCAACGCCTGCCTGGACCTGCTCGCCAAGCGGCGTCCCGAGCCGGCGACCGGGGGAGAGGTGCTGTGGTTGCAGCCCTACCCTGACCGGCTGCTGGACGAGCTGGCCACCGACGACGCCGAGGGTCCGGAGACCGCCGCCGTCATGCGGGAGACGATCGAGCTGGCGTACCTGGTCGCCGTCCAGCACCTCGCACCACGGTCGCGGGCCGTCCTGATCCTGCGGGACGTGCTCGGCTGGCCGGCGAAGGACGTCGCCGAGCTGCTGGGCGACTCGGTCAACTCCGTGAACAGTGCGCTGCAGCGGGCGCGGGCGGGGATGCGGGAGCACCTGCCCGCCGAGCGGCAGGACTGGACCGGTGGCGACGGGGACGTCGCGACCCGGGACCTGGTCCAGCGGTTCACCGACGCCAGCCTGGCCAAGGACGTCGTCGGCCTCGCCGCGATGCTGCGCGACGACGTCCGCTGCTCGATGCCGCCGACGCCCGGCGTGCAGGTGGGCCGCGAGGCGGTCCTGGCCGACTGGATCGGTGACGGCTTCGAGGGGCTGGGCGCGATGCGGACCGTCGTCACTGCGGTGAACCGGCAGCCCGGCTTGGCCACGTACCTCTGGGACGAGCAGGAGGGGGCGTACCTGCCATTGACCGTCGACGTCCTGCGGGTCAGCGATGGACTGGTCACCGAGGTCGTCATCTTCCACGCCGACCAGTTCCCGCGGCTCGGACTGCCGGAGGCTCTGGCGTCGGCCGGCGAGTCCTGAGTGTTCGTGCGCGGGCCTGGCGGGTGGTCGTCCGGCCCGCCTAGGGTGGGCCGATGGGCGAGGTGCTGGACGATGGGCCGTTCTTCCACGGCACGAAGGCCGATCTGCAGGTGGGTGATCTCCTCGTGGCCGGTCGCCGGTCGAACTACCGGAGCGAGATCGTGATGAACCACATCTACTTCACCGCGTTGGTGGACGGCGCCGGGCTGGCCGCGGAGCTCGCGGCGGGCGACGCCGATCCGCGCGTGTACGTCGTGGAGCCGACCGGCCGGTTCGAGGACGACCCGAACGTCACCGACAAGAAGTTCCCCGGCAACCCGACCCGGTCCTACCGGAGCACCGAGCCCCTCCGGGTCGTCGGCGAGGTGGCCGACTGGCCTCGTCTGGCGCCCGAGGCGCTGCAGGCCTGGCGCGACCGCCTGGCGGCACTGCTCGCCGACGAGCGGAACGAGATCATCAACTGATCTCGTTCGACGTAGACCGAACGACTATCGATAGATTATGATCGTTTCTCGGGGCGAGGAGGCGATCAGATGAGTACCTGGGCCGTGCGCACGTTGCGCCTGATCATTGCCGTCGCGCTGGTGGGATCCGTCGTGGTGCAGGCCGGGATGGTGGCGCTGCTCTGGTGGGACAACGACGACGCGCCCACCGCGACCCAGATCTCGCTGGTGGTCATCGGTGTGCTCGGTGTGATCGCGCTGCAGGTCGTGGGGGTGTGCATCTGGCGGTTGCTGACCATGGTCCGCAGCGGCACGGTCTTCTCGCACGCGGCGTTCCGCTACGTCGACCTGGTGATCGGCGCGATCAGCGTGGGCGCACTGCTGGTGCTCGCGGCTGCCGTCGTGGCCCGGTTCGCCAACCACGCCACCCCCGGGGACGAGGTCGCCCCGGGCCTGGTCGGTCTGATCTGCGGGCTGGCCCTCGTCGCCGCAGGTGTCGCCTTGGTGGTCTACGTGATGAGGACGCTGCTGGCGCAGGCCGTGAAGCTCCGGTCCGAGCTCGACGAGGTGATCTGAGTGCCGATCGTCGTCGACATCGACGTGATGCTCGCGCGGCGCAAGATGTCGGTCGGCACACTCGCCGACCGGGTCGGGATCTCCCCGGCCAACGTCGCGGTCCTCAAGAACGGCCGGGCCAAGGCGGTGCGGTTCACGACGCTGGCCGCGCTGTGCGAGGTCCTGGACTGCCAGCCCGGCGACCTCCTGCGCTGGGAACCGGACGACGGGTGACGCTTTCCAGGGATGACGGTTTCCCACGGTACCGTGGGAATTTGTCACTCCCCTCGTGTTGTGACCCGAGGTGAGTGACCAAACCCCACGGTCCCGTGGGAATCCGTCACCGCGCAGGCATCCCGTCCGGACGTCGGTACGCTGGACGGGGTGACAACCTCTTCCGCGACGTTCCCCCTCGCCAACCACTTCGCCACGGAGCTCTCCGAGCTGGCCCTGCCCTGGCGGTCCGAGCCGACGCCGGACCCGAGGCTGCTGGTGCTCAACGACCGGCTGGCCGCCGAGCTCGGCATCGATCCGGACGAGCTGCGAGGCCCCGACGGCGTCGGTCTGCTCACCGGCACCGTGGTGCCGCCCGGCGCGACCCCGGTGGCTCAGGCGTACGCCGGCCACCAGTTCGGCGGCTACTCGCCGCGGCTCGGTGACGGACGGGCGCTGCTGATGGGAGAGCTGACCGACCAGGAGGGACGGCCGCGCGATCTCCACCTGAAGGGCTCCGGGCGCACGCCGTTCTCGCGCGGCGGCGACGGCCTGGCCGCCGTCGGTCCCATGCTGCGCGAGTACCTCATGAGCGAGGCGATGCACGCTCTCGGCGTACCGACGACCCGCGCGCTCGCCGTGGTCGCCACCGGTCGCGACGTCCGCCGCGACACCATGCTGCCCGGCGCCGTGCTGGCCCGGGTGGCCAGCAGCCACCTGCGGGTGGGCACCTTCCAGCTCGTCGCATCGACCGGCGACGTGGAGCTGTTGCGGCGTGTGGCAGACCATGCGATCGAGCGCCACCACCCGTCCGCTGCGTCCGCCGAGAACCCGTACCGCGCCCTGTTCGAGGCCGTCGTCGCGGCGCAGGCCGACCTGGTGGCGCGATGGATGCTCCTCGGCTTCGTCCACGGCGTCATGAACACCGACAACATGACGATCTCCGGCGAGACGATCGACTACGGCCCGTGTGCGTTCCTGGACGCGTACGACCCCGAGGCGGTCTTCAGCTCGATCGACGTCGACGGCCGCTACGCCTACGGCAACCAGCCGGTGGTCGCGCAGTGGAACCTGGCGCGCTTCGCCGAGACCCTGCTACCACTGATCGCCGAGGACCAGGGCACCGCCGTCACGCTCGCCGTCGAGTCGCTCAACACCTTCCCGACGCGGTACGCAGCCACCTACGCAACCGGTCTTCGCGCGAAGCTCGGCCTACCTGCGACGGTGACGGACACGGACGCGACGAAGCTGGGGGAGGAGCTGCTCGCGCTGCTCCGCGCCAGCCACGTCGACTGGACCACCGCCTTCCGTGCCCTCGGCTCGGCGGCCCGCGGGGACGACGAGCCGATCCGCGGCCTCGTCATCGACCTGGCCTCCCTGGACGACTGGCTCGCCCGCTGGCGGACACTCGGTCCCGACCCGGCCGCGATGGACCGCACCAACCCCGTCTACGTCCCGCGCAACCACCTGGTGGAGGAGGCGCTGGACGCCGCGACGGCCGGCGACCTCGACCCGTTCGAGCGGCTGCTCGCCGTCGTGCAGCAACCGTTCGACGAGCGTCCAGGCCTGGAGCGCTATGCCGCTCCCGCGCCCGAGGACTTCGGGCGCTACGTCACCTACTGCGGCACCTGAGGCCTAGCGAGCAGACGTCGTTGACGCGGCTGAAGGGACGGACTCCAGTCCTGCGGGCCAGCTGCGCCTTCGGCCCGGCCGCCGGGCTGGCTGTGCTCGATGCCCTCGATGCAGGCGCGCTCGGCGACTCGCCGCTGCTGCCGAGCGTGCGCGGGGACCT
Above is a genomic segment from Aeromicrobium chenweiae containing:
- a CDS encoding GAF and ANTAR domain-containing protein, with product MHRDYSGDQYARIARALSNELGVAATHESATSTAVEIVEGCDHAGISLVRKGRTIDTVAATDDTVTRADQLQSTTGQGPCLQTIRQQETVYSSDLRAEERWPDWAREASSSLGVRSVLTLQLFVGDDTMGCLSLYSDEPHAFGMDDRVSAHALAAHVAVAMTAATDQANMDSALVNRTVIGQAEGMMMQGLQISADQAFAAMVRISQARNMKVHRVAAEIVKKGLRAELFD
- a CDS encoding VOC family protein encodes the protein MSRIRAFDHVGITVRDLEPAVAFFVGLGLELEGRASVEGPFLETVIGIADARTQIAMLRPPGGGCGIELSSFDRPHPEPGSPTAMATELGLRSACFEVEDLQATVDGLAGDGYGLVGGVGQHEDSWRMAYVRGPEGVIVALAQRLG
- the bglX gene encoding beta-glucosidase BglX yields the protein MRKVAKVAVVAGSLVVGCLTAGSVVARDAGASDEQALAPTRHGPSRSIEQRVDRLLARMTTQEKLQQVQLLSDGQITDADAKAGVGGVFSLTDPAKIDHYQRIAMTQSRLHIPILFAYDTIHGYRTIFPVPLGAASSFDPDVARTDAQIGARESATVGIKQIYSPMVDVSHDPRWGRIVEGNGEDPYLGSVMAAARVKGAQGNDYSRPDRAVTSVKHFVGYGEPEGGRDYGTTDMSEQRLRNLYLPPFKAAIEAGADTVMCSFNAINGVPGCANRYTETEILKKEWGFDGFIESDYTAVAETRVCPPKTPDEGSCGHGTAADGPEAGANALMAGTDSEMVSTYLRDYGKQLLADGRISRKRLDDAVRRILRVKFRAGLFENPYVDQAKATDPASFLTPADRRAARTAAARSMVLLQNKGRTLPLDPAKKTAVIGPLADNQHDLLGAWWGRGEDADAVSVLKGITDGSSATTTYAQGCALSNEEPPDYDPADDCPSDAGFAKAVAAANDADQVVLALGETREMSGEAASRSRIDLPGRQQELIDAIAATGKPFVVVLFNGRPLTLSEVVGSAPAVLEAWFPGVEGGNAVADVVFGKVNPGGKLPVSFPQRLGQVPIYYNHEPTGRPCDVTQKYTSRYRDLRSCDPLFPFGFGLSYTSFTVSDLTLSKTTVSRRGSVVASVKVTNTGSVAGDDVAQVYLRDPVASISQPVRRLRGFERVTLRPGQSTTVRFTLDASDFGFYDNRGRFVVEPGTIQVYAGDDSTATLSRTFRVTR
- the bla gene encoding class A beta-lactamase, encoding MQLSRTRPAAWFTVTIALLAGACGPSSADAPASAGGKDQSRPAATTAPDTRGDFAAIETSYDTRLGVFALDTGTGRRVSWRSSERFPFASTIKAPLAAVVLDRTSRRDLSRTITYDASDLVPHSPVTEKHVADGLPLRDVIDAALRFSDNTAANLLFDQIGGPAGLDRELDRIGDRVTNPVRTEPDLNTATPGDVRDTTTPKALATTVGTYVVGRALPRHDRDLLRTTMTNNTTGDALIRAGVPDGWVVADRTGGASHGVRTAVAVAFPPGRSPVLIAVMSRRDQADDEYDDGVVADATRVAVDALGLS
- a CDS encoding glutamine synthetase beta-grasp domain-containing protein, which gives rise to MVTYAFEPHPIVRLFEKPAAEFTCSDLVRAAEQLELRQVNLRYVGGDGRLKTVAFPVDSREHLTEVLTQGERVDGSSIFPGVGSDASDVYIVPRHRTAFVNPFGERPSLDVLCSFYDEEGKPLSYAREQVVRKASEALTEETGMVLEAFGELEYYLVDAPDPVFPVEEEHGYQESEPFSKGQRVREQVLGHLAAMGIKLKYAHGEVGNILEEDRQLVQHEIEFWPVPVEQAADVLVMAKWVVREVAYQHGLEVTFAPSVSSGGAGSGLHVHSRLVRDGASTITDDGGVNDTGRRLIAGYLSMAKALTAFGNTVPTSYLRFTEGGESPEGISWGETDRTGLVRVPLAWGGGVLPGMVAHANPGSSEPIPEQAIHPQTVELRLGDGSADVHLLLAGMAVAARRGLADPDSLKVAERLSTDKHDKFEQLPASCSESADVLQRERAGLEADGVFPPDLIDSVIDRLRSYDDAKLMKKAAKDDATREELVRRFWHVG
- a CDS encoding SAM-dependent methyltransferase; amino-acid sequence: MTHSFDKEYWDRIWAGDRAASMGASETNPHLVRELDGVPAGTALDAGCGAGAEAVWLARKGWQVTAVDVAADALAIATERAAASGVGDRVRWVEADLSTWRPDEQYDLVTTHYAHPAMSQLEFYDRIASWVAPAGTLFIVGHLHHDDHATDHEETEAHADGGPPAAASATAATITARLDPAAWEIVTAEESHRAVDRPDDGAPSTLHDVVVRARRRR
- a CDS encoding methylenetetrahydrofolate reductase, coding for MTAGRTAVVNHSGCPKAMTFGPCGGVRDDASCELDARPCPFAAPDAGVVPWDGDPPPSAEPGSLLLEAARRGPVVLTDLTIPAYDPEGLAAVTEMLADSCDAVLVGEHQNRPDFPPTLMAALIAQAGGVPWVTLACRDRNRLVLEQELAGLAVTGVDGVLCVTGDVRAQGVRPDVTQVFDLDGTELAALASRAGHAVAVPESPSAVPQHLRPARLVQKEQAGAHLAVLNHVGSPDEVASFIGASRDLGLTIPVIAAVAVYTDERSARVLQNFPGLNLDPDQVAQVLGAGDVRSAGIEMALREARALLAIEGVAGVNLSGLASGDGAMAGAQVKAETGHRIREDR